A stretch of the Tannerella serpentiformis genome encodes the following:
- a CDS encoding DUF368 domain-containing protein, with protein sequence MGRTIKDYALLTLKGIGMGAADVIPGVSGGTIAFIVGIYGELIDSIKRIGSPASLRLLFTFRLGAFWQAINGNFLLAIVAGIGISIFSLARLVTYLLVHQPVLVWAFFFGLVLASTWFVSREVTRWDVKSIAGFVVGAVAAWFITVMTPAETPSALWFIFLCGAIAICAMILPGISGSFILVLLGKYFYIMEAVKTLNLPVMLVFIAGAAIGISLFSHALSYALHRFHNVTIAVLSGFMLGSLNKVWPWKETIETYVDSHGEVRPLIEANILPDHLVWEGIALAVAGFALVCVLELTAGRKAKNAG encoded by the coding sequence ATGGGACGTACAATTAAAGACTACGCCCTGCTGACCCTCAAGGGTATTGGCATGGGCGCAGCGGACGTCATCCCGGGCGTATCCGGCGGCACGATCGCCTTCATCGTCGGCATCTACGGCGAACTGATCGACTCCATCAAGCGCATCGGATCGCCCGCCTCGCTACGGCTACTCTTCACCTTCCGCCTCGGCGCCTTCTGGCAGGCCATCAACGGCAACTTCCTGCTGGCCATCGTGGCCGGTATCGGCATCAGCATCTTCTCGTTAGCCCGACTGGTGACTTATCTGCTCGTCCACCAACCTGTGCTCGTATGGGCCTTCTTCTTCGGGCTTGTACTGGCATCCACGTGGTTTGTCTCGCGCGAAGTCACCCGATGGGACGTCAAGAGCATTGCGGGATTCGTGGTGGGAGCTGTGGCCGCGTGGTTCATCACCGTCATGACACCGGCCGAAACGCCCTCCGCGCTGTGGTTCATCTTCCTCTGCGGCGCCATTGCCATCTGCGCCATGATCCTGCCCGGCATCTCGGGCAGCTTCATCCTCGTACTGCTGGGCAAATACTTCTACATCATGGAGGCCGTCAAGACGCTCAACCTGCCCGTCATGCTTGTCTTCATCGCCGGTGCAGCCATTGGCATCTCACTCTTTTCGCACGCCCTATCATACGCCCTGCATCGGTTTCACAACGTCACCATTGCCGTCCTGAGCGGCTTTATGCTCGGGTCGCTCAATAAGGTATGGCCGTGGAAAGAGACGATCGAGACCTATGTAGACAGTCACGGCGAAGTGCGTCCGCTGATCGAGGCCAACATCCTGCCCGACCACCTCGTCTGGGAAGGCATCGCCCTGGCCGTAGCCGGATTCGCCCTTGTCTGCGTGCTCGAACTTACAGCCGGGAGAAAAGCGAAAAATGCCGGATAG
- a CDS encoding tetratricopeptide repeat protein, translated as MTALERFNEMREQGSEVYFDTDEIIELLEYFDEKDDREGYTQALELGLRLHPEDVEIRTMECRLYMYDRDYDKALQMIRSLRKQADAETTLLNAMELECLYGTNRADEATAILRALPTDENTEAIYEALSGLLVEMDRDEEALLVVNLGLELFPENLTLKEERCYHTERQKRWQEAAEQCEELIDLDPYSGDYWFMHGRIMIKLGEYDRAIRSLEFAQTCDEDDIEAKLLRTFLLYFTHNYEKAVEAYFELIADERFVNEQLRSFTEKYDLSYDDLEKASQEFYRLFGSLQDLAKTLVGTSSAAEATEAFDLDLKKRIEYIVGKLILEARAIRKGGREWDAELLEDLRFLRFGDLERSDPGNSPEGNHLFDDILNHKFYQN; from the coding sequence ATGACCGCCCTGGAACGATTTAACGAGATGCGCGAGCAAGGTTCGGAGGTCTACTTCGATACCGACGAGATCATCGAACTGCTCGAGTATTTCGATGAGAAGGACGACCGCGAAGGCTACACCCAAGCCCTGGAATTGGGGCTTAGGCTCCACCCCGAGGATGTGGAGATCCGGACTATGGAATGCCGGCTCTACATGTACGACCGTGACTATGACAAGGCCCTGCAAATGATCCGCTCCCTGCGTAAGCAGGCCGACGCAGAGACGACGCTCCTCAACGCCATGGAGTTGGAATGTCTCTATGGCACCAACCGCGCCGACGAGGCCACTGCCATACTCCGCGCCCTGCCCACGGACGAGAACACGGAGGCAATCTACGAGGCCCTGTCCGGCTTGCTTGTCGAGATGGATCGCGACGAAGAGGCCCTGCTGGTCGTGAACCTCGGTCTGGAGCTTTTCCCGGAAAACCTCACCCTCAAGGAGGAGCGTTGCTATCACACCGAGCGCCAGAAGCGTTGGCAAGAAGCCGCCGAACAGTGCGAGGAGCTGATCGACCTCGACCCCTACTCCGGCGATTACTGGTTCATGCACGGCCGCATTATGATTAAGCTCGGCGAATACGACCGTGCCATCCGCTCGCTGGAGTTCGCTCAGACTTGCGACGAGGACGACATCGAGGCCAAGCTGCTCCGCACCTTCCTGCTCTACTTCACTCACAACTACGAGAAGGCCGTCGAGGCCTACTTCGAACTCATCGCCGACGAGCGGTTCGTCAACGAGCAACTGCGCAGCTTCACCGAGAAATACGATCTCAGCTACGACGACCTGGAGAAGGCCAGTCAGGAGTTTTATCGCCTTTTCGGTTCGCTGCAAGACCTGGCCAAGACGCTCGTTGGTACATCGAGCGCCGCAGAGGCCACGGAGGCGTTCGACTTGGATCTCAAAAAGCGGATCGAGTACATCGTCGGTAAACTCATCCTCGAGGCCCGTGCTATTCGTAAGGGCGGGCGAGAGTGGGACGCAGAGCTGCTGGAGGATCTGCGCTTCCTCCGCTTCGGCGATCTGGAGCGCTCTGATCCGGGCAACAGCCCCGAGGGCAACCACCTCTTCGACGACATTTTGAATCATAAATTCTATCAGAACTGA
- a CDS encoding glutamine--tRNA ligase/YqeY domain fusion protein yields MAEQITPQEEGKKSLNFIEQMVEKDLAEGRNGGRVQTRFPPEPNGYLHIGHAKAICLDFGIARKYGGTCNLRFDDTNPIKEDVEYVDSIQEDIQWLGFRWENIYYASDYFGQLFEFALWLIDHGHAYVDEQTAEVIAEQKGSPTQPGRESPFRNRPTAESRDLFLRMNSGEFDEGAMTLRAKIDMASPNMHFRDPIIYRIIKTPHHRTGRTWNVYPMYDFAHGQSDYFEGVTHSLCTLEFEVHRPLYDYFIDRLIESPFKTEDNYRTRQTEFNRLNLTYTVMSKRKLLQLVKEHRVNGWDDPRMPTICGYRRRGFTPASIRNFVDMIGYTKYDGVIDVALLEHAVREDLNATARRVAAVLHPVKLIITNYPEGQVEMMESVNNPENPAEGTHPIAFTRELYIEREDFMEEAPKNYYRLTPGQEVRLRCAYIVRCTGCKKNEAGEVTEVYAEYDPQTKTGMPESNRRVKGTIHWVSTSHALKAEVRLYDRLFTVENPMEEKDRDFLELLNPNSLEVLTDCYVEEDLATARPYDHFQFQRVGYFNLDPDSHDGRLIFNRTVSLRDTWSKKKNR; encoded by the coding sequence ATGGCTGAACAGATTACCCCCCAAGAGGAAGGCAAAAAGAGCCTCAACTTCATCGAACAAATGGTAGAAAAAGACCTCGCTGAAGGTCGCAACGGCGGACGCGTACAGACGCGCTTCCCACCCGAGCCGAACGGTTATTTACACATCGGTCACGCCAAGGCCATCTGCCTCGACTTCGGCATCGCCCGCAAGTATGGCGGCACGTGCAACCTGCGCTTCGACGACACCAACCCCATCAAAGAAGACGTCGAGTATGTCGACTCCATCCAGGAGGACATCCAGTGGCTCGGCTTCCGCTGGGAAAACATCTATTACGCCTCCGACTATTTCGGTCAGCTCTTTGAGTTTGCCCTCTGGCTCATCGATCACGGTCATGCTTATGTGGATGAACAGACGGCCGAGGTCATCGCCGAGCAGAAGGGATCGCCCACGCAGCCCGGCCGCGAAAGCCCCTTCCGCAACCGTCCCACGGCGGAGAGTCGAGACCTTTTCCTGCGCATGAACAGCGGCGAGTTTGACGAAGGAGCCATGACCCTCCGCGCCAAAATCGATATGGCATCGCCCAACATGCACTTCCGCGACCCGATCATCTATCGCATCATCAAAACGCCGCACCACCGCACAGGCCGCACCTGGAACGTCTACCCGATGTACGACTTCGCCCACGGCCAGAGCGACTATTTCGAGGGTGTCACCCACTCGCTCTGCACGCTCGAGTTCGAGGTGCACCGCCCGCTCTACGACTACTTCATCGACCGCCTCATCGAAAGTCCCTTCAAGACCGAGGACAATTACCGCACCCGTCAGACGGAGTTCAACCGCCTCAACCTGACCTACACCGTCATGAGCAAGCGCAAACTGTTGCAGCTCGTCAAGGAGCACCGCGTCAACGGTTGGGACGACCCCCGCATGCCGACCATCTGTGGCTATCGCCGCCGCGGCTTCACCCCCGCCTCGATCCGCAATTTCGTGGACATGATCGGCTACACGAAGTACGACGGCGTCATCGACGTAGCCCTGCTTGAGCATGCCGTGCGCGAGGATCTGAACGCCACCGCCCGCCGCGTAGCCGCTGTGCTCCACCCCGTGAAGCTCATCATCACCAACTACCCCGAGGGGCAAGTCGAGATGATGGAGTCCGTCAACAACCCGGAGAACCCCGCCGAGGGTACACACCCGATCGCCTTCACCCGCGAACTCTATATCGAGCGCGAGGACTTCATGGAGGAGGCCCCGAAGAATTACTATCGCCTCACGCCCGGCCAAGAGGTACGTCTGCGCTGCGCCTACATCGTCCGCTGCACCGGTTGCAAGAAGAACGAAGCGGGCGAGGTGACGGAGGTTTATGCCGAATATGATCCGCAGACAAAGACCGGTATGCCCGAAAGTAACCGTCGCGTCAAGGGCACCATCCATTGGGTGTCGACCTCGCATGCACTCAAGGCCGAGGTGCGCCTCTACGACCGACTCTTCACCGTCGAGAACCCGATGGAGGAGAAGGATCGTGACTTCCTCGAGCTGCTCAATCCGAACTCCCTCGAGGTGCTCACCGACTGCTACGTAGAGGAGGATCTGGCCACGGCCCGTCCCTACGATCATTTCCAATTCCAGCGCGTGGGTTACTTCAACCTCGATCCCGACAGCCACGACGGACGTCTCATCTTCAACCGCACCGTCTCCCTGCGCGATACCTGGAGCAAGAAGAAGAACCGATGA
- a CDS encoding relaxase/mobilization nuclease domain-containing protein: protein MIAKCKAIAHGGNALEYVFREGKLGRILALHNLCSETPKEIHEEMKLISDYNSRCKNKFLRIEIGIAPKDEPQMTFKTLNRLALLFAKQMGLDDHQWVAVTHKDTDNLHIHIIANRISLGGQVYDTTFVSNRAARVAEELSRKYGLTIANEVRSARLHRKAQADPRRERTKLQVRSICYALLEKHKGKGLSGHSMFLYELHRSGVTIDRMKNKQGKVYGLKFTYDGYSFKASEIGREFGFRTLPKQFESGNTLKPIIIPSSHSSLRPTNDSPIAQVARSALDTAESLLSETGEVTALQTHGADYAEIAWQRRLRNQAGKKKKRGRGI, encoded by the coding sequence ATGATCGCAAAGTGTAAGGCTATCGCGCACGGAGGCAACGCGCTGGAGTACGTTTTCCGAGAAGGAAAGCTCGGCCGGATCCTCGCCCTCCACAACCTGTGTAGCGAAACGCCGAAGGAGATTCACGAGGAAATGAAGCTCATCAGCGACTATAACAGCCGTTGCAAAAACAAGTTCTTGCGCATCGAAATCGGCATCGCCCCGAAGGACGAGCCGCAGATGACGTTCAAGACCCTGAACCGCCTCGCCTTGCTCTTTGCCAAGCAGATGGGGCTGGACGATCACCAGTGGGTGGCCGTCACACATAAGGACACCGACAATCTACACATCCACATCATCGCCAATCGGATCAGCCTCGGTGGGCAGGTCTACGACACCACCTTCGTCAGTAACCGAGCCGCGAGAGTGGCCGAAGAACTCAGCCGCAAGTATGGGCTGACCATCGCCAACGAAGTCCGATCCGCACGACTACATCGGAAAGCCCAAGCCGATCCGAGAAGAGAGCGGACAAAGCTGCAGGTTCGGAGCATCTGCTACGCCCTGCTCGAGAAGCACAAAGGGAAAGGCCTGTCGGGTCACTCCATGTTCCTCTATGAACTCCACCGAAGTGGCGTCACGATCGACCGCATGAAGAACAAGCAGGGGAAAGTCTACGGGCTGAAGTTTACCTACGACGGCTACAGTTTCAAGGCCTCCGAGATCGGCCGTGAGTTCGGTTTCCGCACCCTGCCGAAACAGTTCGAGTCCGGCAACACACTGAAGCCAATCATTATTCCATCAAGCCATTCCTCCCTCCGGCCAACAAATGATTCCCCTATTGCACAAGTCGCAAGATCCGCTTTAGACACTGCGGAAAGCCTTCTTTCGGAGACTGGAGAGGTCACAGCTCTACAGACACACGGCGCAGACTACGCTGAGATCGCATGGCAGCGACGCTTAAGAAACCAAGCCGGGAAAAAGAAGAAGCGAGGGAGGGGGATATGA
- a CDS encoding plasmid mobilization protein: protein MKRHTKTEDKKTNKTAFIKVRCTAEEKERIRSRATNAGRKYSDYCREMLLGGSVIAVPPMGDNEKEALAILRQTALFYAHISNLIKVKDASWVDATKALATYAKIAFKRFFNPRYRVNEEVFKRLNIEDHDRKV, encoded by the coding sequence ATGAAAAGACACACCAAAACGGAAGACAAGAAGACGAACAAGACGGCCTTTATCAAGGTTCGATGCACGGCCGAGGAGAAGGAACGGATCCGTTCGAGAGCCACGAACGCGGGGCGGAAATACTCCGACTACTGCCGCGAGATGTTACTGGGTGGATCCGTCATCGCCGTTCCTCCGATGGGTGACAACGAGAAGGAGGCGCTCGCCATCCTCCGTCAGACAGCGCTATTCTACGCGCACATTTCTAACCTGATTAAGGTCAAGGACGCCTCCTGGGTAGACGCCACGAAGGCACTTGCCACCTACGCCAAGATCGCTTTTAAGCGGTTCTTCAACCCTCGCTATCGGGTCAATGAAGAGGTATTTAAGCGCTTAAATATCGAAGATCATGATCGCAAAGTGTAA
- a CDS encoding DUF3408 domain-containing protein, whose product MPHNQTEKEIATMKKKNTNKADRAFLDVYPEETHPQEAEPSEQAVHAESAPTPKRISAKMRRGTLEAYKQTFLVPAKLIERRAVYLSRATQERADFVVRRLGDRGANLSSFVERIVRAHLEDYAEEIEEWRKL is encoded by the coding sequence ATCCCACACAATCAAACAGAAAAGGAGATAGCAACCATGAAAAAGAAAAACACCAACAAAGCGGACCGGGCGTTCCTTGACGTCTATCCGGAAGAAACGCATCCACAGGAAGCAGAGCCATCCGAGCAAGCTGTGCATGCCGAGAGTGCACCCACACCGAAACGCATCAGCGCCAAAATGAGACGAGGGACGTTGGAGGCTTACAAGCAGACCTTCCTCGTCCCCGCCAAGCTGATCGAACGTCGGGCAGTCTATTTGAGTCGGGCGACTCAGGAGCGCGCCGACTTCGTTGTCCGTCGATTGGGAGACAGGGGCGCCAATCTGTCGAGCTTCGTGGAGCGTATCGTGCGCGCCCATTTGGAGGACTACGCCGAGGAAATCGAGGAATGGCGAAAGCTGTAA
- a CDS encoding toprim domain-containing protein, with protein MKKEENLSAIRRYPITAYLESKGITPVRWLAFYAMYRSPLRDEHHPSFKVDTEKNLWIDYAEGCGGSIIDLYMRLEGCTLPEAIRCLGQMIFGRTISDYPRTESHRHSPERTDRGRKLIGISDDLPPHLQDYLSKVRCIDLGRARSFLRCVRYEVRGRTYEVIGFPNASGGYELRGAGLFKGTLAPKDITPIFPDGRQPVCLFEGFMDFLSFLSMKEKVGSHCLVMNSVANVGRCIRYLRERHITALRAFLDNDDAGRRTLSTFIEAGFQVEDMSVHYQGCKDLNEFHASRIRRLQEQAPITTKPSHTIKQKRR; from the coding sequence ATGAAAAAAGAAGAAAACCTATCGGCCATCAGGCGGTACCCCATCACGGCGTACTTGGAAAGTAAAGGCATCACGCCCGTCCGGTGGCTGGCATTCTACGCGATGTACCGCTCACCGCTGCGGGACGAGCACCATCCGAGCTTCAAAGTGGACACCGAAAAGAACCTGTGGATTGACTATGCCGAAGGCTGCGGAGGAAGCATCATCGACCTCTATATGCGACTCGAGGGGTGCACCCTTCCAGAGGCCATCCGCTGTTTGGGGCAGATGATTTTCGGTCGCACGATAAGTGATTACCCGCGGACGGAATCCCACCGTCATAGCCCCGAGAGAACAGACAGAGGAAGAAAATTGATCGGCATATCGGATGACCTTCCGCCACATTTGCAAGACTACCTGAGCAAAGTGCGATGCATCGACCTCGGTCGGGCACGATCCTTCCTCCGATGTGTCCGCTACGAGGTGAGGGGACGAACGTACGAAGTCATCGGCTTTCCCAATGCCTCGGGCGGCTATGAGCTACGGGGCGCCGGGTTATTCAAAGGGACACTAGCGCCGAAGGACATCACACCCATCTTTCCCGACGGGCGGCAGCCAGTCTGCCTCTTCGAAGGCTTCATGGACTTCCTTTCCTTCCTTTCAATGAAAGAAAAGGTCGGTAGCCATTGCCTTGTAATGAACTCCGTGGCTAATGTTGGGCGGTGCATCCGTTACTTGCGCGAGCGGCACATCACGGCCCTCCGTGCGTTCCTTGATAACGACGACGCTGGAAGGCGAACCTTGAGCACGTTCATCGAAGCTGGGTTCCAGGTGGAAGACATGTCCGTACACTACCAAGGATGCAAGGATCTCAACGAGTTTCATGCTAGCCGCATCCGTCGCCTACAAGAACAAGCACCAATCACAACCAAACCATCCCACACAATCAAACAGAAAAGGAGATAG
- a CDS encoding VapE domain-containing protein has protein sequence MKKQADRSNINTDKTPDNGGRSSKNGEIEAYLARHYTFRYNTVWGRAEYRGRGEERFVKVSRYEINTLRRELDSEAGIMTSPDNLYSIIESSFSPRVNPIQEYFKALPTAALDDPNAHAIRELADCVVVRNPEKWLLYLTKWLVAVVANAMDDRECRNHTCLVLTGEQGRFKTTFLDLLCPPKLQGYSYTGKIYPQEKDTLTYIGQNLIINIDDQLKALNKRDENELKNLITCSMVKYRMPYDKHMEEHPHMASFVASVNGNDFLTDPTGSRRFLPFEVLSIDINRARAVSMDAVYAEAKSLLQSGYRYWFNDEEIAELYRESEAFQVQTAEMELLLRCFELPTTDSDCSYLTTTEILTYLGAYTRQPLTAKRMGEALKKAGYIKVSRRRNGGSPLYVYKVRKILPCPLLQICSSNM, from the coding sequence ATGAAGAAACAGGCAGATAGAAGCAACATAAACACCGATAAAACACCGGACAACGGCGGGCGTTCATCAAAGAACGGGGAGATCGAGGCCTACCTCGCCCGGCATTACACGTTCCGATACAATACCGTTTGGGGACGGGCGGAATATCGCGGCCGCGGGGAGGAGCGATTCGTGAAGGTCAGTCGCTATGAGATCAACACGCTGCGCCGCGAACTCGATAGCGAAGCCGGGATCATGACCTCCCCAGACAATCTCTACTCGATCATCGAAAGCAGTTTTTCGCCCCGCGTCAATCCCATACAGGAATATTTCAAAGCCCTGCCCACCGCTGCATTGGATGACCCAAACGCGCACGCCATCCGTGAATTGGCTGACTGCGTCGTCGTCCGTAACCCGGAGAAATGGCTGCTGTACCTGACAAAATGGCTTGTAGCTGTAGTCGCCAACGCGATGGACGACCGCGAGTGTCGCAACCACACCTGCCTGGTCTTAACCGGTGAACAAGGGCGATTCAAGACGACGTTTCTCGACCTGCTTTGCCCGCCTAAACTGCAGGGCTACAGCTATACCGGCAAGATCTATCCGCAGGAAAAAGACACGCTGACCTACATCGGGCAGAATCTCATTATCAACATCGACGACCAGCTCAAGGCGCTCAACAAGCGAGACGAAAACGAGTTGAAGAACCTGATCACCTGTTCAATGGTCAAGTATCGCATGCCTTACGATAAGCACATGGAGGAGCACCCCCACATGGCGAGCTTCGTGGCCTCAGTGAATGGCAACGACTTCCTCACCGACCCCACCGGCAGCAGGCGTTTCCTGCCCTTCGAGGTGCTCTCCATCGACATCAATCGGGCAAGGGCCGTCTCGATGGACGCCGTTTATGCGGAGGCCAAATCGCTGTTGCAATCGGGCTATCGGTATTGGTTCAACGACGAGGAGATCGCGGAGTTATACCGCGAAAGTGAGGCGTTCCAAGTGCAGACCGCGGAGATGGAGCTCCTGTTGCGCTGTTTCGAGCTGCCGACCACCGACAGTGATTGTTCCTACCTGACAACGACCGAAATCTTGACTTACCTCGGCGCCTACACGCGCCAGCCGCTCACGGCCAAACGTATGGGAGAGGCGCTGAAAAAGGCCGGATACATCAAGGTCAGCCGGCGGCGGAACGGCGGCAGCCCGCTGTATGTCTACAAAGTCCGAAAGATCCTCCCCTGTCCGCTCCTTCAAATCTGTAGTAGTAACATGTAG